One Nicotiana tomentosiformis chromosome 4, ASM39032v3, whole genome shotgun sequence genomic window carries:
- the LOC138909180 gene encoding uncharacterized protein: MAINQSEETTPDATGNDWPVIDASSPLYIHPSDSPGAMLVPVSFDEIGYRSWRRSVLRALSVKNKLGFINGECRKPSPNSVQLCQWERCDDMVTPWILNSLAKEIYDSVEYVNDFVEL; encoded by the coding sequence ATGGCCATAAACCAAAGCGAAGAAACAACACCTGATGCGACCGGAAATGACTGGCCGGTCATCGATGCGAGTAGTCCTCTCTATATTCATCCATCGGACAGTCCTGGAGCAATGTTAGTACCGGTTTCATTTGATGAAATTGGGTATAGATCTTGGAGAAGAAGTGTATTACGAGCTCTGTCAGTGAAGAACAAGCTAGGTTTCATAAATGGGGAATGTAGGAAACCTAGCCCTAATTCAGTTCAACTTTGCCAATGGGAAAGATGTGATGATATGGTGACCCCCTGGATTCTCAATTCCCTCGCAAAGGAGATTTATGATAGCGTTGAGTATGTAAATGACTTTGTTGAGTTATAG